acatcatttccatgtcatatagaaaatgatcgatgtttacagaaagttgtgagtaTGATGCAAGTAATATATGTTTCTAATGTCATAAATAGAACAGACATAAGTTACAGTAAAAAAGTAAACCTGTAAGCTCATTAACTCCTCATGCCAAATGGTATGCTATAGAGAAAATAGTATGcaatataaatcttaaacaaatacatttcactcatttactttaattgaaatattttcaaagagaatactCGAAGAATCCGAGGAAAAGATATGTGGATCTAAGAAAAAAACTTACAAGCACACATGAGAAGAAAGAGCTGAATACATTATTTGAAGgttgtctattgttttccttttaggactTTGTAATCTTGAGATTCAATACTGAACtttaagaaaatgactgaattcaaaataatgaatattgttcCTGAATATTATTGTAAAACATACCAAGTACTTATTGATGGGAATCACTACTACAAAACTGTGTGGAGACGAATGTGAAGGGTGCACTGTGATGTAAAGTGACTAAGAACACAGCATAATTATTCTTTCTTGTAAATAATGTACTGCAGATGAACAGAGTTTTAGGCATGTAagctggcctgtaattctctctcagaggcacagacagaaacttagGAGCAAGCTGCTAGCTGATCTGGACAATGCAGCAAGCTTAATTTATAAGACAGAGAGTCAAGGAAGAGAGTCTtgtcaacctcagcttccctacACATTAGCAAGTATACACATGTGTAGTGAGTGCCAACACATGTGCAGTGCATATGAGCATCCACACTATAAACTCATGTATATCCAAAACTTGTTAACTCAAGTAATGCTAAGTAAACGTAACATCAGAAATCAGATTACCTTACTACTATAACAGGctctttaataacaaagaaagacTTATGGACAACTTTGTGctactgctgttcattaccatatatgcagagttactgtggtagtttacaattctgttttctgtatggtttcagaaatccaatgcctattacattctacctgaacaaaatgttgtatttgtggTATACAGGGGCAGGTTTGCTGGGCTACAAATTCACAGACATTCAACCTTCCTTATACACAACCTTACTGATTACCTTAGTATCTGCCCTGTCACAGGTGTAGTTCCTCTTTGCTACAGGGCAAAGCTTCCTGGAtcagtgcctcagcctctggcctttttACCTTTTACAGAGCTCTGGAAAAATAGCCCAAATAAAGAACAGAAGGCTCAGGTCAGTGTAGGGTTGTTCAATATGAATCTCAAAGGCTTcttactaatacatttattttcattgttaaagaatcttattcttttcatttgtgaggccctattacagtatctgagaatgtgttctcacaaatccccagcatgaagcaatcattatgagcacaatttctcacctcagccttgagactggatattattgtccctgaaattttaggaactgcaagtgtaaagaacatgtgtttgggggtcatgatttcattatgcgagatgaatataatatatgtaatgtcaCCCTGTTTGACTCTGTTAGACAAAATATTAACCAGCATAATCCCAGACCCAATTCATgtgcagattattttaatttctgagataaaattctactcactctatcactcttggtgttcatctctcttctctctcttttcttagtTTTGAACACAGGCCTGAACTAGACAAGTCAGCACAACTTTGCATCTATggtgttctaatttttttcagttctgttgTGACAcgcatttttaaataatgagaagcattttgctctgattaaatgaaatacacagaattgGTAGTACAACTCATTTGGTAAATTACTGGGTTAACAGACACAAAGTTTTGATAtctgtcctcagcactgcataaaacttgTTGGTGCTGAATCTTTGCAATCTCAGTATCCAGATCCAGTGAAAAGTAGAGCAGAAATCCTGTATCATCTTATATAACTTATTATGTCACCCTGTGCTACAGGGTTTCCTGCCCAAAAAAGCAATGAACATATGGCAagtcaaatattaatgtttataaacaaattatcctgcccatgcaggcaagtgaatttgcttcttttgagggataaaaacctccatgacagttgtctagacaggtaaactgcagtgataggaaaggaaataaaatgtgcacctgctgaaactctgcagactgccattttgttatttttttctttttttggaactaTCTTTTATGGGGGATGGTTCATCAATCTTCCTTGGCGACTGCCTTCCTCATGGCTGCCAGGACATTGCCAGCTCCTCCCGCTTTCTCGTGGCCCGGATGTGCGCGCCCACTCTCTTCTTGATGAACTAGAGTGCGTGCGTGTCTGTGGACACTGAGCGACTCCAAGGCGCTCTGCTCCTGGGGAGCGAAGCCCTGCACCTCCTGGATCGCATCCCTCACGAACTTGGTGCGCTTGGTGAGGCGCCCCGAGGCCGGCTGTGTCTTGGTTCCCT
This portion of the Apodemus sylvaticus chromosome 1, mApoSyl1.1, whole genome shotgun sequence genome encodes:
- the LOC127672659 gene encoding 60S ribosomal protein L36-like, yielding MALRYPMAVASTKPQGEEHQGTKTQPASGRLTKRTKFVRDAIQEVQGFAPQEQSALESLSVHRHARTLVHQEESGRAHPGHEKAGGAGNVLAAMRKAVAKED